TGAACGTCCGCACACTCATCGACCCCTGAGCCGCCAACTCCCGCAACGTCAACGGCCGATCCAACCGCTCCAACGCCCACGTACGAGCCGGACCGGTCGACGAGGACCGCGACGGGGGAACCGGCCTGCGAATGAACTGCGCCTGCCCGCCCTCGCGATGCGGCGACACCACCGTTCCCCTGGCGACCTCGTTGGACACCGCGGCACCGTGATCACAGCGGATCATGTACAGGCACAGATCGATCCCCGAGGCCACCCCGGCCGCCGTCAGGACGCCGTCGTCATCGGTGTAGAGAACGTCAGGATCCAACTCCACCGCAGGGAACATCTCCCGGAACATGTCACACGACCGCCAATGCGTCGTCGCCCGCCGACCGTCGAGCAGACCCGCCGCCGCCAGCACGAACGAACCCGTGCAGATCGACGCGATCCGCGTGCCCGGCCGGACGCTCGCCAACGCCGCCGCCAGCGGAGCACTGATCCGGCCGCCCTCGGCAGGCCCGTAATCCTCGTCCGAAGCAGGAACGACCACCGTGTCGGCCGCCGCCAGCACCGAGGCGTCCCGCGTGACGGCGATGGTGAAATCGGCATCCGTTCGAACATCACCCGGTACGACAGCGCAGGTCACGACCTCGTACAGGCGCTCACCCTCGGCTGAGACGGCCTGCCCGAACAGTCGATGGACGATCCCCAGCTCCATCGACAACAGACCCGGACGCACCAACACGGCGACCAGGTGCCGAGCGGGATGGCTCACGCGTTGCATGGCCCGATTCTTTCACATGATGGCCAACAGGCCACTCGTCTCGCCGGGCCCGCAGCGGCAGAGTCGCTGTCGTGACCACGGCGGCGCCGCTGTCGCAGTCACGGCGCCAGCCCCGGGCCCGCTCATGCGGGCCGGAATGCCACCGGTCCCGACGACGACAGGAGACGAGTCCATGAAGGTGCTGTGGATCTTCGCCCACCCCGAACCCCGGTCCCTCAACGGCGCACTCCGCGACGAGGGACTCCGCACCCTCACCGCACTCGGACATGAACACCGCCAGTCCGACCTCTACGCCATGGGCTGGAACCCCGTCGTCGACGCCGCCGACTTCGATCACGACCCGACCAGCCGACTCGTCGTAGGCTCCACCTCCCGGCGGGCCTTCGAGAATCGAACACTCAGCGCCGACATCCGCCTCGAACAGGAGAAACTCGACTGGGCCGACGCCGTCATCGTGCACTTCCCGCTCTGGTGGTACGGCATGCCCGCGATCCTCAAGGGCTGGTTCGACCGGGTCTTCGTCAAGGGCTTCGCCTACGGAGTCCGCGAGCCAGGGCCCGACGGCCGCACCCTCCGGTACGGCGAGGGCAGGATGGCAGGCAAGCGAGCGATGATCATCACCAGCGCAGGCTCCGGCGAGGCCGCCCTCGGCCCTCGCGGCGTCAACGGCGATCTCGACGAACTCCTGTTCCCGATCCAGCACGGCACGCTCTGGTACACCGGCCTGTCGGTGCTGCCGCCGCTGGCCGTCTACGGGGCGGATCGTCTTCCCGACGCGGAGTACGCCGATGCCGCAGCCGAGCTGCGGGAACGCCTCCGCACCTTGGCTACGGCCACGCCGATCCCGTTCCGCCGCCAGAACCACGGCGACTACGACAACGGTGTCCTGCGTCCCGATCTGGCAGCGGGACGCCGAGGGCTGAGCGTGCACCAGACGACGTGACGTCGTTCCTTCTTCCCTGGCCTGACATCGCCCATGTCAGGCCAGGGAAGAACGACGTCACGGGTGCGGCTCGGTGGGTCTGGGCGGTTTTTGGTTTGTTGTTTATTGAGTATTGCCTTTAGTTGACACTGAAGTGATAGATAATTTCGAGTTAAAGCAGGTCGAACAGCCTCGGCCTGCTAGCTCGGCGCCGGGGATTCCGGGCATGGACCGAACCCGGTGCTCAGCGCGCGGATTCTCACTCGGAGGTTCCCCGATGCCGAGGCAGTGCCCTCGACACCTCAGTCGGACAGGACCTTGTCGATCTCCTCCAGTTCGGCGGCCCCAGGAATCCAACCCCGGGACGCGGCGTTGACCTCGAC
The Actinoalloteichus fjordicus DNA segment above includes these coding regions:
- a CDS encoding GlxA family transcriptional regulator, whose amino-acid sequence is MQRVSHPARHLVAVLVRPGLLSMELGIVHRLFGQAVSAEGERLYEVVTCAVVPGDVRTDADFTIAVTRDASVLAAADTVVVPASDEDYGPAEGGRISAPLAAALASVRPGTRIASICTGSFVLAAAGLLDGRRATTHWRSCDMFREMFPAVELDPDVLYTDDDGVLTAAGVASGIDLCLYMIRCDHGAAVSNEVARGTVVSPHREGGQAQFIRRPVPPSRSSSTGPARTWALERLDRPLTLRELAAQGSMSVRTFTRRFREEVGISPVQWLTQQRVEAARRLLEETDLSVDQIASASGFGTATSMRQHLQAVVGVSPTAYRMTFRGAVVGA
- a CDS encoding NAD(P)H-dependent oxidoreductase — its product is MKVLWIFAHPEPRSLNGALRDEGLRTLTALGHEHRQSDLYAMGWNPVVDAADFDHDPTSRLVVGSTSRRAFENRTLSADIRLEQEKLDWADAVIVHFPLWWYGMPAILKGWFDRVFVKGFAYGVREPGPDGRTLRYGEGRMAGKRAMIITSAGSGEAALGPRGVNGDLDELLFPIQHGTLWYTGLSVLPPLAVYGADRLPDAEYADAAAELRERLRTLATATPIPFRRQNHGDYDNGVLRPDLAAGRRGLSVHQTT